A single Carnobacterium inhibens subsp. inhibens DSM 13024 DNA region contains:
- a CDS encoding metal-dependent transcriptional regulator has protein sequence MTPNKEDYLKMIYELGGNNKKVSNKQLVTRLMVSAASVSEMVTKLLKEGFVEHVPYQGIQLTQAGLQKASALVRKHRLWEVFLVNYLGYAWNEVHEEAEVLEHVTSIELARRLDKYLDFPKVCPHGGMIPTETGVINEKVLPTLVDKQVYDVIKIKRVVDEKELLDYLASLELAIGDVYKIIDIGAYEGPITLEAEGKQVALSYKAATSIFIE, from the coding sequence ATGACACCAAATAAAGAAGATTATTTAAAAATGATTTATGAACTTGGTGGAAACAATAAAAAAGTAAGCAACAAACAACTTGTTACACGACTTATGGTTTCTGCTGCTTCGGTAAGTGAAATGGTTACGAAGTTATTAAAAGAAGGATTCGTTGAACACGTTCCTTATCAAGGCATCCAATTAACGCAAGCTGGTCTTCAAAAAGCAAGTGCTTTGGTACGAAAACATCGTTTATGGGAAGTTTTTTTAGTAAATTATCTAGGTTATGCATGGAATGAAGTTCATGAAGAAGCTGAAGTATTAGAGCATGTAACCTCCATTGAACTAGCTAGGCGTTTAGATAAATATCTTGATTTCCCCAAAGTCTGTCCTCATGGAGGAATGATCCCTACTGAGACTGGCGTCATTAATGAAAAGGTATTGCCAACTTTAGTGGATAAGCAAGTGTATGATGTGATCAAAATAAAAAGAGTAGTAGATGAAAAAGAATTACTAGATTACTTAGCTTCACTAGAGCTAGCTATAGGTGATGTGTATAAAATAATAGATATCGGTGCTTATGAAGGGCCAATAACGCTCGAGGCAGAAGGGAAACAAGTAGCTCTAAGTTACAAAGCTGCAACTAGTATTTTTATTGAATAG
- a CDS encoding metal ABC transporter solute-binding protein, Zn/Mn family — translation MKKVKYSLFGLIVTALIFLTGCYDFNAGQDADKLKVVTTTTMLTDLMKEIGGDHVQVTGLMSAGVDPHLYKASARDVIFMQSSDVVAYNGLHLEGKMGEIFQGLENQEKIVISLENGLDEEDILYSEDSSTSMDPHIWFDVELWQKAAVEVAKGLTLADPDNEVSYQENLELYLLELEELDQYVIDRVNEIPEKDRMLVTAHDAFSYFGEGYGVNVIGLQGLNTNAEAGTGDISQLADYIIENKIKAIFIESSVPTRTIESLQAATKAKGFEVEIGGELYSDSLGDSEANTETYIKTVKSNVDTIVDALK, via the coding sequence ATGAAAAAAGTTAAGTACTCTCTTTTTGGATTAATCGTTACAGCACTTATTTTTTTGACAGGGTGTTATGATTTTAATGCAGGTCAAGACGCTGATAAATTAAAAGTAGTGACCACAACTACTATGCTAACAGATTTAATGAAAGAAATCGGTGGCGATCATGTCCAAGTGACGGGCCTTATGTCTGCCGGGGTAGATCCACATTTATATAAAGCAAGTGCAAGAGATGTTATTTTTATGCAATCTTCTGATGTAGTAGCTTATAATGGATTGCATTTAGAAGGAAAAATGGGTGAAATTTTTCAAGGATTAGAAAATCAAGAAAAAATAGTGATTTCTTTAGAAAATGGTTTAGATGAAGAAGATATTCTTTATAGCGAAGATAGCAGTACATCGATGGACCCGCATATTTGGTTTGATGTAGAGTTATGGCAAAAAGCTGCTGTTGAAGTAGCCAAAGGACTTACTTTGGCAGATCCTGATAATGAAGTAAGCTACCAAGAAAATTTAGAACTGTATCTGCTTGAACTAGAAGAGTTGGATCAATATGTTATTGATCGAGTAAATGAAATCCCAGAAAAAGATCGTATGTTAGTGACAGCACATGATGCTTTTAGTTATTTTGGAGAAGGCTATGGAGTAAATGTCATCGGACTTCAAGGATTAAATACAAATGCTGAAGCCGGTACAGGAGATATCAGTCAATTAGCTGATTATATTATTGAGAACAAGATAAAAGCTATTTTTATTGAATCATCCGTTCCAACTAGAACGATTGAGTCTCTACAAGCAGCTACAAAAGCAAAGGGTTTTGAAGTTGAAATCGGTGGAGAATTGTATTCCGATTCTCTTGGAGACAGTGAAGCAAATACAGAAACGTATATAAAAACAGTGAAATCTAATGTGGATACAATTGTAGACGCATTGAAATAA
- a CDS encoding metal ABC transporter ATP-binding protein codes for MENEISEKATAIRLNQLTVAYEAQPVLWDISFSIPKGTLTAVVGPNGAGKSTLIKSLINLIKPIAGEVEFTFDQSTEEDYRKNKNLVAYVPQNGSVDWDFPTTVLDVVVMGRYGHIGWFKRPKKKDKSLANEMLAKVGMADFKDRQISQLSGGQRQRVFLARALVQEAEIYLMDEPFQGVDAQTEKIIIQLLKELKSEGKTIVVVHHDLQTVPEYFDEVVLINRELIGNGPIETTFTKELIAKTYRQNQAKPWEEE; via the coding sequence ATGGAAAACGAAATAAGTGAAAAAGCTACAGCCATACGTTTAAACCAATTAACTGTAGCTTATGAAGCACAACCGGTTTTGTGGGATATTTCTTTTAGCATCCCTAAAGGAACCTTAACCGCTGTTGTTGGACCAAATGGCGCTGGTAAATCTACTCTGATTAAATCGTTAATTAATTTGATCAAACCCATTGCTGGAGAAGTAGAATTCACTTTTGATCAATCAACAGAAGAGGACTATAGAAAAAATAAAAATTTAGTAGCATATGTACCGCAAAATGGAAGTGTGGATTGGGATTTTCCTACCACTGTATTAGATGTTGTGGTAATGGGAAGATATGGTCACATAGGTTGGTTTAAGAGACCTAAAAAGAAGGATAAATCATTGGCAAATGAAATGCTGGCTAAAGTAGGTATGGCTGATTTCAAAGATAGACAAATCAGTCAATTATCTGGTGGACAAAGGCAACGCGTGTTTTTAGCTCGAGCATTAGTTCAAGAAGCAGAAATTTACTTAATGGATGAACCGTTCCAAGGTGTTGATGCTCAAACCGAAAAAATTATTATTCAATTATTGAAAGAATTAAAGTCTGAAGGAAAAACGATTGTTGTAGTCCATCATGATCTTCAAACCGTTCCAGAATATTTTGATGAAGTTGTGTTAATCAATCGTGAGTTGATTGGAAATGGTCCAATCGAGACAACCTTTACTAAGGAATTAATTGCTAAAACTTATCGTCAAAATCAAGCTAAACCTTGGGAGGAAGAGTAA
- a CDS encoding metal ABC transporter permease, translating into MSGISALFFDYTFQVVVFGSSILGLLSGVIGSFAVLRKQSLLGDAVSHAALPGICLAFILTSSKQMEILLLGALISGLLATWLITVIVKHSKVKFDSALALTTAVFFGFGLVLMTFIQKKPNSNQAGLESFIFGQSSTLLVRDVRIMFITGIILLLIVSIFWKEFKLLAFDQSFASSIGLPVYWMNSLLATLTVIVIVLGLQSVGVILMSSLLIGPAVAARQWTNHLSIMVGLAAFFGCLAGIIGTVISSLGQQIPTGPTIVLVISLIVLISILFSPHRGIVWKLIKNKQQKNHFATQLKKGR; encoded by the coding sequence ATGAGTGGAATAAGTGCTCTTTTCTTTGATTATACATTTCAAGTAGTTGTTTTTGGTTCTAGTATATTAGGCTTATTAAGTGGTGTAATTGGTAGTTTTGCTGTGCTAAGAAAACAAAGCCTATTAGGAGATGCCGTTAGTCATGCAGCGTTGCCTGGAATTTGTCTAGCATTTATTCTTACGTCTAGTAAACAAATGGAAATTCTTTTACTTGGAGCACTTATTTCCGGTTTACTAGCGACATGGTTGATTACGGTGATTGTAAAACATTCCAAAGTTAAGTTTGATAGTGCATTGGCCCTGACAACAGCTGTTTTCTTTGGTTTTGGTTTAGTTCTAATGACTTTTATTCAAAAGAAGCCTAATTCTAACCAAGCTGGTTTGGAAAGTTTTATTTTTGGACAATCATCCACTTTGCTGGTACGTGATGTTCGAATTATGTTTATTACTGGAATTATATTATTGCTAATCGTTAGTATATTTTGGAAAGAATTTAAGTTATTAGCATTTGACCAATCATTTGCAAGTAGTATTGGATTACCTGTTTATTGGATGAATAGTTTATTAGCAACATTAACAGTGATTGTTATCGTATTAGGATTACAATCAGTAGGTGTTATTCTAATGAGTTCTCTTTTGATCGGACCTGCTGTGGCGGCGAGACAGTGGACTAATCATTTATCGATCATGGTAGGTTTAGCTGCATTTTTTGGTTGTTTGGCTGGAATAATTGGAACAGTTATCAGCTCATTGGGCCAACAGATTCCTACAGGACCAACGATTGTATTGGTTATCAGTTTGATTGTATTGATTAGTATCTTGTTCTCTCCACATAGAGGAATCGTTTGGAAACTAATTAAAAATAAACAGCAAAAGAATCATTTTGCAACTCAATTGAAGAAAGGTAGGTAA
- a CDS encoding metal ABC transporter permease yields the protein MNPVIEIQLIAVLVSVACALPGVFLVIRGMAMMTDAITHTILLGIVLAFFVTQDLNSPLLILGAALVGILTVWLTELVHQTKLLDKDASIGIIFPLLFSIAIILITRYAGDVHLDTDSVLLGELAFAPFDRVILFGHDIGTQAMYSMSIILVVLLLFIGLFYKELKLTSFDAMLAASLGFSPVLLHYALMSLVSVTAVGAFEAVGSILVVAFMVGPPVSAYLLTNRLSYMLGISAGLGALNSIIGFQLSMYFDASIAGMIAVVTGLTFLVVFVFSPKKGLIHMLQRRKKQQKSLKKALENQLN from the coding sequence ATGAATCCAGTTATTGAAATACAACTTATTGCCGTTTTAGTGTCTGTTGCTTGTGCCTTACCAGGGGTCTTTCTTGTGATTCGAGGAATGGCTATGATGACAGATGCTATCACACATACGATTTTATTGGGAATTGTATTAGCTTTCTTTGTTACCCAAGATCTAAATTCGCCTCTATTAATTTTAGGTGCTGCTTTGGTAGGTATTCTTACAGTCTGGCTGACTGAATTAGTTCATCAAACAAAGTTGTTAGATAAAGATGCTTCTATCGGAATTATTTTTCCATTATTATTTAGCATCGCAATTATTTTAATTACTCGTTATGCTGGAGATGTTCATTTAGATACAGATTCAGTATTATTAGGAGAATTAGCCTTTGCGCCTTTTGATCGGGTCATTTTATTCGGACACGATATCGGTACACAAGCTATGTATTCCATGTCGATTATTTTAGTTGTTCTCTTACTCTTTATTGGTCTATTTTACAAAGAACTGAAATTGACTTCATTTGATGCCATGCTTGCTGCCTCACTAGGTTTTTCTCCTGTCTTGCTGCACTATGCATTGATGTCATTAGTATCGGTTACAGCAGTTGGAGCATTTGAGGCAGTTGGTTCGATATTGGTGGTAGCGTTTATGGTAGGTCCGCCCGTTTCAGCTTACCTATTAACTAATCGCTTAAGTTACATGTTAGGAATCAGTGCTGGTTTGGGTGCGCTGAACAGTATTATTGGTTTTCAATTGTCTATGTATTTTGATGCATCAATAGCCGGTATGATTGCAGTTGTAACAGGATTGACCTTTTTAGTTGTTTTTGTATTCTCACCTAAAAAAGGATTGATTCATATGTTGCAACGTAGAAAGAAACAGCAAAAAAGTTTGAAAAAAGCCCTGGAAAACCAATTAAATTAG
- the dinB gene encoding DNA polymerase IV gives MNIGVLRFDEPKRDTTRKIIHIDMDAFFASVEERENPDLKGKPVIIARHPKETGGKGVVATANYEARKFGVHSAMSAQKAFELCPHGNFISGHYDLYREISAEVRAIFERYTDIIEPLSLDEAYLDVTENKLNLASATKIAKLIQRDIWLEVHLTSSAGVSYNKFIAKLASDYYKPAGITVIPPEKALDFLQELPIEKFYGVGKKTVEKMHELSIYTGKDLFQKDEMELIQRFGRMGYSLYRKVRGIDNSPVRISRERKSVGRELTYGKNLITEQEVVSELRHIATKVQASLQKNQKHGKTVVLKVRYSNFETATKRITLPNYVRDGEEIFFHAQNIWDEIGIIGRGVRLLGITITNLDPLSYENIVLPLWDKETDY, from the coding sequence ATGAATATTGGTGTATTAAGATTTGATGAACCGAAAAGAGATACGACGAGGAAGATCATACACATTGATATGGATGCCTTTTTTGCCTCAGTAGAAGAACGTGAGAATCCAGATTTAAAAGGAAAACCAGTTATTATTGCTCGGCACCCCAAAGAAACTGGAGGCAAGGGAGTAGTGGCCACCGCAAATTATGAAGCACGTAAATTTGGCGTCCATTCTGCTATGAGTGCTCAAAAAGCATTTGAGTTATGTCCACATGGAAATTTTATATCGGGACACTATGATTTGTATAGGGAAATTTCAGCTGAAGTTCGAGCTATATTTGAAAGATATACAGATATCATTGAACCTCTTTCTTTAGATGAAGCCTATCTAGATGTAACTGAAAATAAACTGAATTTGGCCAGTGCAACTAAGATAGCTAAACTAATTCAAAGAGATATTTGGCTAGAAGTTCATTTGACTAGTTCTGCTGGAGTATCCTACAATAAATTTATTGCTAAATTAGCTTCTGATTATTATAAACCCGCTGGGATAACCGTTATCCCACCTGAAAAAGCATTAGATTTTTTACAAGAATTGCCTATTGAAAAATTTTATGGTGTGGGAAAAAAGACCGTTGAAAAAATGCATGAGTTATCAATCTATACTGGAAAAGATTTATTTCAAAAAGATGAAATGGAACTGATCCAACGATTCGGAAGAATGGGGTATTCTCTATATCGAAAAGTGAGAGGAATTGACAATTCACCTGTTCGTATAAGTCGTGAAAGAAAGTCCGTTGGAAGAGAATTGACCTATGGAAAAAATTTAATAACAGAGCAAGAAGTTGTGAGTGAATTAAGGCATATAGCAACTAAAGTACAAGCCTCACTTCAGAAAAACCAAAAGCATGGGAAAACAGTTGTTTTAAAAGTCCGGTATTCAAATTTTGAAACAGCAACTAAACGAATCACTTTACCTAATTATGTAAGAGATGGAGAAGAAATATTTTTTCATGCTCAAAATATTTGGGATGAAATTGGAATAATCGGTCGAGGAGTACGATTATTAGGGATTACGATTACAAACTTAGATCCATTATCTTATGAAAACATTGTATTGCCTTTATGGGATAAAGAAACTGACTATTGA
- a CDS encoding metal-dependent hydrolase, with the protein MKISWHGQSCVQIQTNSGFTILIDPFITGNAKSDLDPQTVKADAIILTHAHNDHIGDTEPIATRTGAIIVANVEIADFFAKKGFTTHGMQMGGKHQFDFGEIKMTPAIHGSSYEVDGEAITLGLAAGITFTVDGQTIYHAGDTALFTDMKLIGAYKTIDVAFLPIGDNFTMGPEDAAIAASYIQAKKIVPIHYDTFPLIEQDASAFCTSLPEDQGLVLKIGEEIDLSYM; encoded by the coding sequence ATGAAAATTTCTTGGCATGGACAGTCTTGTGTACAAATTCAAACGAATTCGGGCTTTACTATTTTGATAGATCCTTTCATTACCGGTAATGCTAAAAGTGATTTAGATCCTCAGACTGTTAAAGCTGATGCGATCATTTTGACACATGCTCATAACGACCATATTGGAGATACTGAACCGATAGCAACAAGAACAGGTGCAATAATAGTTGCAAACGTTGAAATTGCTGATTTCTTTGCGAAAAAAGGATTTACTACTCACGGTATGCAGATGGGTGGTAAGCACCAATTTGATTTTGGCGAAATCAAAATGACTCCGGCCATTCATGGATCTTCATATGAAGTAGATGGAGAAGCAATAACCTTAGGGCTTGCTGCTGGGATTACTTTTACTGTGGATGGTCAAACGATCTATCACGCTGGAGATACTGCGTTGTTTACAGACATGAAATTGATTGGCGCGTATAAAACAATTGATGTTGCCTTTTTACCTATTGGAGATAATTTTACTATGGGACCTGAAGATGCGGCTATTGCTGCAAGTTATATCCAAGCAAAAAAAATTGTACCTATTCATTACGACACATTTCCATTAATTGAACAGGATGCTAGTGCTTTTTGTACAAGCTTACCTGAAGATCAAGGTCTCGTATTAAAAATAGGAGAGGAAATTGATTTATCTTATATGTAG
- a CDS encoding DRTGG domain-containing protein, with protein sequence MTTKHDQIITYIETLPVGEKISVRSIAKNLNVSEGTAYRAIKDAQNNGLVSTIQRVGTIRIERKMKETFETLTYGEVVKIIDGDILGGEEGLGKDLSKFIIGAMTEKAMVRYITPGSLMIVGNRENAQRLALENGAAVLITGGFNTNNDIILLANKLKLPVLTTTYDSFTVATLINRAITDQLIKKEIMLVDDIYTKEDKTLYLTIDQSVLDYRKLNEQSQHTRFPVVNRKGRLIGMVTAKDIIGKQDHINIERVMTKNPTFAKTHMSVASVGHLMIWDGLEVMPIVEDDLTLMGIVSRQDVMKAMQSSQRQPQMGDTLSDQINENIEILTLAPSTELTSEIPSYKFKVTPQMTDNIGSLSFGLLSEVITTVTKNTLVIYQKKNAIVEQMNLYYLKLVQLGSEIEIRPRVFEIGRRTAKLDIEVYTDTVLVAKATVVCQLMQRN encoded by the coding sequence ATGACTACGAAACACGATCAAATCATTACTTATATTGAAACATTGCCTGTTGGAGAAAAAATCTCTGTTCGATCCATTGCGAAAAATTTGAATGTAAGTGAAGGAACAGCTTATCGAGCAATAAAAGATGCACAGAATAATGGGTTAGTTTCCACTATTCAACGTGTGGGAACGATTCGAATTGAGCGTAAAATGAAAGAGACTTTTGAAACGTTGACTTATGGTGAAGTTGTAAAAATCATAGATGGCGACATTTTGGGTGGAGAAGAAGGGCTAGGTAAAGATTTGAGCAAGTTTATCATTGGTGCTATGACAGAAAAAGCAATGGTGCGGTATATCACACCAGGATCTTTAATGATTGTAGGGAATCGTGAGAATGCTCAAAGACTAGCTCTTGAAAACGGAGCAGCCGTATTGATCACTGGTGGTTTTAATACAAACAATGATATTATTTTACTAGCAAATAAATTGAAGCTGCCTGTTTTGACGACCACTTATGACTCTTTTACTGTAGCAACCTTAATCAATAGAGCTATTACTGATCAATTGATTAAAAAAGAAATTATGCTTGTAGATGACATTTACACTAAAGAAGACAAAACACTTTATCTTACGATTGACCAATCTGTTTTAGATTATCGAAAACTAAATGAGCAAAGTCAACATACTCGTTTTCCAGTAGTCAATAGAAAAGGCCGACTGATTGGAATGGTAACCGCCAAAGATATTATCGGAAAACAAGATCATATCAATATTGAACGAGTCATGACCAAAAATCCTACCTTTGCAAAAACTCATATGAGCGTAGCAAGTGTTGGACATTTAATGATTTGGGATGGTTTGGAAGTAATGCCAATCGTTGAGGATGATTTAACGCTTATGGGTATTGTTTCAAGGCAAGACGTTATGAAAGCCATGCAATCCTCTCAACGTCAACCACAAATGGGGGATACGCTGTCTGACCAAATAAATGAAAATATTGAAATTTTAACTCTTGCTCCTTCAACAGAATTGACATCAGAAATCCCGTCTTACAAATTTAAAGTGACACCTCAAATGACAGATAATATAGGAAGTCTGTCGTTTGGATTATTAAGTGAAGTAATTACTACTGTAACGAAAAATACGCTGGTCATTTATCAAAAAAAGAATGCCATAGTTGAACAAATGAATTTGTATTATTTAAAATTGGTTCAATTAGGAAGTGAAATAGAAATTAGACCGCGTGTCTTTGAGATAGGCAGACGAACGGCTAAATTGGACATAGAAGTTTACACAGATACTGTGTTGGTAGCGAAAGCAACAGTGGTTTGTCAATTGATGCAAAGAAACTAA
- a CDS encoding DHH family phosphoesterase, which translates to MNLYDQILEAIKESKTIIVHRHKNPDPDALGSQGGLVEIIKTSFPTKKVLKAGGPVGDLNYLTEMDDVSDEDYKEALVIVTDTANTPRISDERYNQGKFLIKIDHHPNDDVYGDIVLVDTKASSSSEIIADFCFYHKEVLDMTDNAARLLYAGIVGDTGRFLYPATTPKTMRIVADLMEHPIKSDEINRKMTAMSRKVAQLSGYVLQNIEIHPSGVGKVLLTKSILDQFDVSDAETSAVVSLPSALEEVVLWGIFVEQPEGHFRCRLRSKGPVINEVAKQHHGGGHPLASGANAKDLNEVEQIIHQLIQVAEQN; encoded by the coding sequence ATAAACTTATATGATCAAATACTTGAAGCAATTAAAGAATCGAAAACTATTATTGTTCACAGACATAAGAATCCAGATCCAGATGCACTTGGTTCTCAAGGAGGATTAGTGGAAATCATAAAAACTAGTTTCCCAACGAAAAAAGTTTTAAAAGCTGGTGGCCCGGTAGGAGACTTAAATTATTTAACGGAGATGGATGATGTTTCAGACGAAGACTATAAAGAAGCTTTGGTTATCGTAACAGACACTGCTAATACACCACGTATTAGTGACGAGCGTTATAATCAAGGAAAGTTCTTAATTAAAATAGACCATCACCCTAATGATGATGTTTATGGTGACATTGTCTTAGTAGATACAAAAGCAAGCAGTTCGAGTGAAATCATTGCTGATTTCTGTTTTTATCACAAAGAAGTATTAGACATGACCGATAATGCTGCTAGATTATTATATGCAGGAATTGTAGGAGATACCGGGCGTTTCTTGTATCCAGCAACAACTCCAAAAACGATGCGTATCGTAGCCGATTTAATGGAACATCCTATTAAATCTGATGAAATCAATCGCAAAATGACGGCAATGTCTAGAAAAGTAGCGCAGTTATCAGGATATGTTTTACAAAATATAGAAATTCATCCATCAGGTGTAGGCAAAGTTCTATTAACTAAATCTATTTTAGATCAGTTTGATGTAAGTGATGCTGAAACTTCAGCAGTTGTGTCTTTGCCTAGTGCACTTGAAGAAGTAGTATTGTGGGGAATTTTCGTGGAACAACCAGAGGGCCATTTTCGTTGTCGCTTGAGATCTAAAGGACCAGTTATTAATGAAGTAGCTAAACAACATCATGGTGGTGGCCATCCGCTAGCTAGTGGAGCCAATGCAAAAGATTTAAATGAAGTAGAGCAGATTATCCATCAATTGATTCAAGTAGCTGAACAAAACTAA
- a CDS encoding hemolysin family protein, translating into MSITTGIIAFFIILFIAALFVMSEFVLVRIRPSRLEYLIENGDKRAILLKEMTKKLDTYLSATQLGVTITSLAIGWLGDPTFGRLFNLLFSSIAIPSSVSTIASIILSFVILTSLQVIIGELVPKNIAINKTEQIGLFIAKPLQIWFRIMYPLVFVLNSVANGISRRIGLKNISEPEEGVSEEELRIIMGESLKSGEINRDEYQFVENVFAFDDRMSREIMVPRTEMVTVSTSMTLREIAQLVSKERYTRYPVIKDGDKDIVLGIINTKEIFAVYVDAVEAKLSETFSFAEYIRPIISVIETIPIKELLVKMQKERNQIAVLVDEYGGTSGIISMEDIVEEIVGDISDDYEVVGEPEIKKIGDHHYRLSARMLIDDVNDIFGLSIEEEDVDTIGGWMMNQKYDISLGEEIIFNNHTFKVIKTGNGTLEVIDIIKKTPQVAINDID; encoded by the coding sequence TTGTCAATTACAACAGGAATCATTGCATTCTTTATTATCCTATTTATCGCAGCTTTATTCGTAATGTCTGAATTTGTACTAGTCCGTATTCGGCCATCAAGATTAGAGTACTTAATAGAAAACGGTGACAAACGAGCAATTCTTTTAAAAGAAATGACAAAAAAATTAGATACCTATCTATCTGCTACACAGTTAGGTGTGACGATTACTTCATTAGCCATTGGTTGGTTGGGCGATCCAACTTTTGGGCGTTTGTTTAATTTGCTGTTTTCATCTATTGCTATTCCATCTTCTGTTTCAACGATTGCTTCTATCATTTTGTCTTTTGTTATTTTAACCTCTCTTCAAGTAATCATTGGAGAACTGGTTCCTAAAAATATTGCAATCAATAAAACAGAACAAATTGGATTATTTATAGCGAAACCTCTTCAGATTTGGTTTCGAATAATGTATCCTTTAGTATTTGTACTGAATAGTGTAGCAAATGGGATATCACGTCGAATCGGTTTGAAAAATATCAGCGAACCCGAAGAAGGTGTATCAGAGGAAGAACTTCGTATTATCATGGGTGAAAGCTTAAAAAGTGGTGAGATCAATCGTGACGAATATCAATTTGTAGAAAATGTCTTTGCATTTGACGATCGAATGAGTCGTGAAATTATGGTACCTCGTACGGAAATGGTAACTGTCTCAACATCAATGACCTTAAGAGAGATTGCTCAATTGGTCAGTAAAGAACGCTATACCCGTTACCCTGTCATCAAAGATGGCGACAAAGATATTGTATTAGGAATTATCAATACAAAAGAAATTTTCGCTGTGTATGTCGATGCCGTTGAAGCAAAGTTATCTGAAACTTTCAGCTTTGCTGAGTACATTAGACCGATTATTTCTGTTATTGAAACCATTCCAATTAAAGAATTATTAGTTAAAATGCAAAAGGAACGTAACCAAATAGCTGTTCTTGTTGATGAATATGGTGGAACAAGCGGCATTATTTCAATGGAAGATATCGTAGAAGAAATTGTTGGGGATATTAGTGACGATTACGAAGTTGTCGGTGAACCTGAAATCAAAAAAATAGGCGATCATCATTATCGTTTGAGCGCTAGAATGCTGATTGACGATGTAAATGATATATTTGGACTCTCTATTGAAGAAGAAGACGTCGATACTATTGGTGGTTGGATGATGAACCAAAAGTACGATATTTCACTTGGTGAAGAGATCATCTTTAACAATCATACTTTTAAAGTTATTAAAACAGGCAATGGCACGCTTGAAGTGATTGATATTATCAAGAAAACTCCACAAGTTGCAATAAATGATATAGACTAA